From Neorhodopirellula lusitana:
TATCTGACCACGGACAAGTCATACGGTGACTACGAACTGCTGATTGAATACAAAACCGTACCGGAAGCCGACAGCGGCATCTATTTGAAGTCCAATCCGCAGGTTCAGATTTGGAATCACGAAGACACGAATCTTGCCCCGGGGCAAGATAAGGGATCAGGCGGTTTGTGGAACAACTCGCCCGGTGCACCCGGTAAGGATCCAACCGAAATCGCGGACCGACCGTTCGGCCAGTGGAATGAGTTCCGCATCCTTCAGGTGGGATCCCGCACCAGCGTTTGGCTGAATGGAAAACACATCGTCGATCACGCCATCATGGAGAACTACTGGGACCGTCAAACTCCAATCGTCTCGGAAGGCCCAATCCAATTGCAAACGCATGGCGGCGAGATCCGGTGGCGAAACATTCGCGTTCGCGAGATTCAACCGGACGAAGCGAACCGCATTTTGCAAACAGCCAATGACGATGGTTTCACGTCGCTTTTCGACGGACAAGACTTGAGCGGTTGGGCCGGGGCAGTTGAAAATTACGAGGCGGTCGATGGTTCCATTCGTTGCAAACCCCAGACCGGTGGCGTGCTGCACACGAGCGAAGAGTACAGCGATTTCGTTGCCCGGGTTGAGTTCAAACTTCCCCCCGGCGCTAACAATGGTCTCGCAATTCGCTATCCCGGTTCAGGCGACACCGCCTACGTTGGGATGTGCGAACTTCAAGTGCTCGATACCGAGCACCCAAAGTACAAGAATCTCGATCCACGACAGGCACATGGTTCGGCCTACGGGATGCTGGCCGCACACCGCGGATACCTGCGCCCAACCGGCCAGTGGAACTACCAGGAAGTCACGGTTCAGGGAAGCAAGATCAAGGTCGAACTCAACGGCACAATCATCCTGGACGGTGATCTCGCTGGTGTGAACGAGTTCCTGGCGGACAGACCTCACCCCGGCAAGGATCGCACGAGTGGTTACTTCGGCTTCGCTGGCCACGGTGACGCAGTTGAGTTCCGTAACGTCTCGATCAAGCGACTGCCGTAGGGTTGGTTCGGATTCAAACTTCTGATTGCCGCCGAAGCACTCGCTGTTGAATCCTTTACTTCTATTCTTCCGCCTTGGACGCCGCAGT
This genomic window contains:
- a CDS encoding 3-keto-disaccharide hydrolase, with amino-acid sequence MSTKIKTVLALSFAILFLSPASNLFSEDAPSTGQFHSIFNGQDLKGWHGEATMDPRKLAAMSDEQRAEKMAQWQIDAAKHWTAQDGELVNDGHGVYLTTDKSYGDYELLIEYKTVPEADSGIYLKSNPQVQIWNHEDTNLAPGQDKGSGGLWNNSPGAPGKDPTEIADRPFGQWNEFRILQVGSRTSVWLNGKHIVDHAIMENYWDRQTPIVSEGPIQLQTHGGEIRWRNIRVREIQPDEANRILQTANDDGFTSLFDGQDLSGWAGAVENYEAVDGSIRCKPQTGGVLHTSEEYSDFVARVEFKLPPGANNGLAIRYPGSGDTAYVGMCELQVLDTEHPKYKNLDPRQAHGSAYGMLAAHRGYLRPTGQWNYQEVTVQGSKIKVELNGTIILDGDLAGVNEFLADRPHPGKDRTSGYFGFAGHGDAVEFRNVSIKRLP